Proteins encoded together in one Shewanella acanthi window:
- a CDS encoding DUF3010 family protein has protein sequence MRICGVELKGGEAIISLLSYEGETFNVPSCRKASFAVSQSASAEAIREFHFAFHKLMEDYKVDEIVIIEREQKGKLAGSATSFKLEAAIQLGDLPVTLLSPVAIKEQNKRNPPQVDFETLELKRVQLPAFEAAFAQQNRRIFGKI, from the coding sequence ATGCGAATTTGTGGTGTTGAATTAAAAGGTGGCGAGGCCATCATCAGTCTACTGAGTTACGAAGGTGAAACCTTCAACGTACCTTCATGCCGCAAGGCATCATTTGCGGTATCTCAGTCAGCCTCAGCGGAAGCGATTCGTGAGTTTCACTTTGCTTTCCACAAACTGATGGAAGACTACAAGGTCGATGAAATTGTGATCATCGAGCGCGAGCAAAAGGGCAAACTAGCAGGTTCTGCCACCAGCTTTAAATTAGAAGCCGCCATTCAGTTAGGCGATCTGCCTGTAACGCTGTTATCACCTGTTGCGATTAAAGAGCAAAACAAGCGTAATCCACCACAGGTTGATTTTGAGACATTAGAGCTAAAACGTGTGCAACTGCCCGCCTTCGAAGCCGCATTTGCCCAGCAAAACCGTCGTATCTTCGGTAAGATTTAA
- a CDS encoding M48 family metallopeptidase — protein sequence MSTLKYLSGYSPDIQHQVQNLLDNGKLVDVLLRRHPNIHDVRTDKALYDYTQGIKNRFLRQSAPLSKVVFDDKISMSHHALGLHSYVSRVQGRKIKAKNEIRISSRLKRVPEPMLRMVVVHELAHLKEKDHNKAFYNLCTYMEPDYHQFEFDLRLLLTCIDANLFPYRAD from the coding sequence ATGTCGACTCTTAAATACTTAAGTGGCTATAGCCCCGATATTCAGCACCAGGTTCAAAACCTATTAGACAATGGCAAGCTTGTCGATGTGTTGCTGCGCCGTCACCCCAATATTCATGATGTACGAACAGACAAAGCCCTCTATGACTACACCCAGGGAATAAAGAATCGCTTTTTACGCCAGTCGGCGCCACTATCCAAAGTGGTATTCGACGACAAAATAAGCATGAGCCATCATGCACTTGGTTTACATTCCTATGTTTCTCGGGTGCAAGGGCGAAAAATCAAAGCAAAGAATGAAATTCGCATTTCTTCTCGGTTAAAACGTGTGCCTGAACCAATGCTCAGAATGGTGGTGGTTCACGAACTCGCACACCTTAAAGAGAAGGATCACAATAAGGCATTTTATAATTTGTGCACTTATATGGAACCTGATTATCACCAGTTTGAATTCGACTTAAGATTATTACTCACTTGCATTGATGCCAATCTTTTTCCCTATCGCGCTGATTAG
- a CDS encoding peptidoglycan DD-metalloendopeptidase family protein, translating to MQTSKPQLINFSQIRLQNLSSAHKNILLVGGLLIGAAMLMPNANHVVPTAQRIPVALDIESILPQASAPVAPQLIIDNAPHFERVIESGDTLSALFTKAGVDQQTMYKVLEADLNILALDTLLPGNRIQFWLDNDGQLQKLELYFNAARQVVFSRYEDGSFNVEEVNVEGVWQNRIVTGDIKGSFYVSAQKMGLAAGDIQRIEDLLKEKVNFARDLRAGDTFSVLVNDQYVEGEQTGSSQILGVSLKTGRSEISAYQHTDGSYYDAKGRSLVRAFQRIPLAKQPRMSSRFNPARKHPITGRISPHNGTDFSLPIGTKVIAPGDGVVSLVTDHQFAGKYIVIEHGSKYRTRYLHLSKALVRKGQRVTRGQVIALSGNTGRSTGPHLHYEFHVNGRAVDPMKADIPMSSQLANQEMNDFTRIVQARQALMNLG from the coding sequence TTGCAAACAAGCAAGCCACAATTGATTAACTTTTCGCAAATAAGATTGCAAAATTTATCATCAGCGCATAAAAACATTCTTCTGGTCGGTGGTTTACTCATTGGCGCAGCAATGTTAATGCCTAATGCTAATCATGTGGTGCCTACCGCACAGCGTATTCCCGTTGCCCTCGATATTGAATCTATTTTACCGCAAGCTTCTGCCCCAGTGGCACCACAACTTATTATTGATAATGCGCCGCACTTCGAGCGTGTTATTGAATCCGGCGATACCTTAAGTGCGTTATTTACTAAAGCGGGTGTCGATCAACAAACCATGTACAAAGTATTAGAAGCCGATTTAAATATTCTGGCATTAGATACGTTATTACCGGGTAACCGAATTCAATTTTGGCTGGATAATGACGGTCAATTACAGAAATTAGAGCTGTATTTTAATGCTGCTCGCCAAGTCGTATTTAGCCGTTATGAAGATGGCAGTTTCAACGTTGAAGAAGTCAACGTTGAGGGTGTTTGGCAAAATAGAATTGTGACCGGTGATATTAAAGGTTCTTTCTATGTATCAGCGCAAAAAATGGGTTTAGCCGCAGGTGATATTCAGCGGATTGAAGATTTACTCAAAGAGAAAGTGAATTTTGCACGGGATTTACGTGCGGGTGATACTTTTTCTGTTTTGGTCAATGATCAATATGTTGAGGGTGAACAAACGGGCAGTAGCCAAATATTAGGTGTCAGCCTTAAAACAGGTCGTTCGGAAATTAGCGCTTACCAGCATACCGATGGCAGTTATTATGATGCTAAGGGTCGCAGTTTAGTACGTGCATTCCAACGTATTCCTCTGGCTAAACAGCCTCGTATGAGTTCACGTTTCAATCCGGCCCGTAAACACCCTATTACCGGTCGTATTTCACCGCACAATGGTACTGACTTCTCATTACCTATTGGTACTAAAGTGATTGCACCAGGAGATGGTGTTGTGAGTTTAGTAACAGATCACCAATTTGCGGGTAAATACATTGTGATTGAACACGGTAGTAAGTATCGCACCCGTTATTTACACCTTTCTAAAGCCTTAGTACGTAAGGGCCAACGAGTAACACGTGGTCAGGTGATCGCGTTATCGGGTAATACTGGTCGCTCTACTGGGCCTCATTTGCACTATGAGTTCCATGTAAATGGTCGAGCTGTTGATCCGATGAAAGCTGATATTCCAATGTCGAGTCAGCTAGCGAATCAAGAGATGAATGACTTCACTCGCATTGTTCAAGCTCGACAAGCATTGATGAATTTAGGTTAA
- a CDS encoding AAA family ATPase, with protein MKPLTLSMSAFGPFATTQSIDFTALGSNPLFLINGPTGAGKTTILDGICFALYGKTTGNEREGAQMRCDLADDALLTEVTFKFQLGSATYSIRRVPEQERAKKSGEGSTLQKSEAQLFRIDANGEQTLIVANKVSEATAEIEALTGLDVEQFRQVMVLPQGKFRELLIADSKAREQIFSQLFQTHIYKRIEDTLKAKAADIRARVKDQRSRRDGILQTAELNSDEELVAELSHLETEFSIAKNAKDMATASHQQAIKQHDGAQQLLAEFARLTGLEAEAQQLEEQKQLIEVQSQTLNVARQAQRVKPLLDNAIAREQEAHSADRLFVEAQNALSLAQNEQTKADYEAQQLVALEQTLKETEQRVTSLSSLVPELNELMLLSKAVDDAKLQLDSTKAKGQGSKTALAELVQKRSEQELLLPKLQMQSELLLSSQQALSQHNHMFEQFKQWQQIEAKVSASQAALTLAGEHGRILKDAHQQAQHLAKSLQLRWFQGQAAILARELKTNEPCPVCGSSEHPNPAVAHEDLPTDAQLQHAQELEALSLDNLSKARADYKGLQKQLETQQQQASELSLSLGDFVQQTLESHLEKQQLLVTNAKAAESASKQLINLQQQLTSLQQQERALNERLELEREQYREHETQLERLSGQLAEKSQRIPEDYRALDMLNQAISTNEQQLTKLKASIELIRNTQQLALQRTVAANAALKAAEQTREIALQQQTKAQNALDTELNHVGFADRDNFLQAMLSDDRIQALSEDIEGYHRQFALNQSQLSQLKSQLSGAVIPNIEELKTQLALLAEQLQLAEQAWNHLHARLTLLKQTHSQLKLVDQKSTSLEDEYAVIGTLADVACGNTGNKISLQRFVLSVLLDDVLLAATHRLHLMSKGRYRLLRKEDRAKGNKASGLELEVEDAYTSKVRPVATLSGGESFMAALSMALGLSDVVQAYAGGIKLDTLFIDEGFGSLDQDSLELAIRTLVDLQSAGRMIGVISHVTEMKEQIGSRIDILKNSHGSEIRLILP; from the coding sequence ATGAAACCCTTAACGCTATCGATGTCAGCCTTTGGCCCTTTTGCGACAACACAATCAATTGACTTTACCGCTCTTGGCAGTAACCCGCTGTTTCTGATTAACGGCCCAACGGGTGCGGGCAAGACCACCATTCTTGATGGCATCTGTTTTGCGCTCTACGGCAAAACCACAGGTAATGAGCGTGAAGGTGCTCAGATGCGTTGTGACCTAGCAGATGATGCGCTCCTTACCGAGGTGACATTTAAGTTTCAGCTAGGTAGCGCGACGTATAGTATCCGCCGCGTACCTGAGCAAGAAAGAGCTAAAAAAAGCGGTGAGGGCTCGACGCTGCAAAAGAGCGAAGCGCAGTTGTTTCGAATCGATGCTAATGGCGAGCAAACACTGATTGTTGCCAATAAAGTCTCCGAGGCAACGGCTGAAATAGAGGCATTAACGGGGCTCGACGTCGAGCAATTTCGACAGGTGATGGTGCTGCCTCAGGGCAAGTTTCGTGAACTGTTAATCGCGGATTCCAAAGCCCGTGAGCAGATTTTTAGCCAGTTATTTCAAACGCATATTTATAAGCGAATCGAAGACACTCTAAAAGCCAAGGCGGCCGATATTCGCGCGCGGGTAAAAGATCAGCGCTCACGTCGCGACGGCATTTTACAAACCGCTGAGCTTAATTCAGACGAGGAACTAGTCGCTGAGTTGAGCCATCTAGAGACCGAGTTTTCAATTGCTAAAAATGCTAAAGACATGGCAACAGCCAGTCATCAGCAGGCAATAAAACAGCACGATGGTGCTCAGCAGCTTTTGGCTGAGTTTGCACGCTTAACAGGCTTAGAAGCCGAGGCGCAACAACTTGAAGAGCAGAAGCAGCTGATTGAGGTGCAGAGTCAAACACTTAATGTTGCTAGGCAGGCGCAGCGCGTAAAACCGCTGTTAGATAATGCGATTGCCCGCGAGCAAGAGGCTCATTCGGCTGACCGACTCTTTGTCGAGGCACAAAACGCTTTAAGCCTTGCACAAAATGAGCAGACTAAAGCCGACTACGAGGCGCAGCAGTTGGTCGCCCTTGAGCAAACGCTAAAAGAAACTGAGCAGCGCGTTACTTCATTATCTTCTCTCGTGCCTGAGCTCAATGAGTTGATGCTGCTATCCAAAGCTGTAGATGATGCCAAGCTTCAACTCGATAGTACCAAGGCCAAAGGGCAGGGCAGTAAAACGGCATTGGCAGAGTTAGTTCAAAAACGCAGTGAACAAGAGCTGCTACTTCCCAAGCTTCAAATGCAAAGCGAGCTTTTGCTTTCAAGTCAGCAGGCGCTATCTCAACATAACCATATGTTTGAACAATTTAAGCAGTGGCAACAGATTGAGGCCAAAGTCAGCGCATCCCAAGCTGCGTTAACTCTTGCGGGTGAGCATGGCCGCATCCTTAAAGATGCACATCAACAGGCGCAGCATCTTGCAAAATCATTACAGCTCCGCTGGTTTCAGGGCCAGGCGGCGATACTTGCTCGGGAGCTTAAGACCAACGAGCCTTGCCCAGTGTGTGGTAGTAGCGAGCATCCTAATCCTGCCGTTGCCCACGAGGATTTGCCAACAGATGCGCAGTTACAACATGCGCAGGAGCTAGAAGCTCTCTCGCTCGATAACCTCAGTAAAGCCAGAGCGGACTATAAGGGGCTGCAGAAACAGCTAGAAACCCAACAGCAGCAAGCGAGCGAGCTTTCGCTGAGCTTAGGCGATTTTGTTCAACAAACGCTGGAGTCACACCTCGAAAAGCAGCAATTGTTAGTGACTAATGCAAAGGCGGCTGAAAGTGCAAGTAAGCAACTGATAAATTTACAGCAGCAACTTACTTCGCTACAGCAACAGGAGCGAGCACTCAATGAAAGGCTTGAACTTGAACGTGAGCAGTACCGTGAGCATGAAACCCAACTTGAGCGCTTATCGGGGCAGTTAGCCGAGAAATCTCAAAGGATCCCCGAAGACTATCGTGCCCTCGATATGCTCAATCAGGCGATTAGCACCAATGAGCAACAGTTAACAAAGCTAAAAGCGTCAATCGAGCTGATTAGAAACACCCAGCAATTGGCATTGCAACGAACCGTTGCCGCCAACGCCGCCTTAAAGGCTGCCGAGCAGACTAGGGAAATTGCCCTGCAGCAGCAAACTAAGGCGCAAAACGCCCTTGATACTGAGCTTAATCATGTCGGTTTTGCAGATAGGGACAATTTTCTTCAAGCTATGCTCTCCGATGATCGGATACAGGCGCTGAGTGAGGACATTGAGGGTTACCACAGACAATTCGCGCTTAATCAATCACAGTTAAGTCAGCTAAAGTCTCAGCTAAGTGGTGCCGTAATTCCAAACATTGAGGAGCTCAAAACGCAATTAGCTCTGTTGGCGGAGCAACTGCAACTTGCCGAGCAAGCTTGGAATCACTTACACGCAAGATTAACCCTGCTCAAGCAAACCCACTCTCAGCTTAAGCTGGTGGACCAAAAGTCAACTTCCCTTGAAGATGAATATGCCGTTATTGGCACCTTGGCGGATGTGGCTTGCGGTAATACGGGGAATAAAATTTCCCTGCAGCGTTTTGTGTTGAGTGTACTGCTCGATGATGTACTCCTCGCTGCAACCCACAGATTGCATCTGATGAGTAAAGGGCGTTATCGATTACTTCGTAAGGAAGATAGAGCAAAGGGCAATAAAGCGTCAGGCCTTGAGCTTGAGGTTGAAGATGCCTACACCTCTAAAGTGCGCCCAGTGGCGACATTAAGTGGGGGAGAGAGTTTTATGGCTGCGCTGTCGATGGCACTTGGATTATCGGATGTCGTGCAAGCCTATGCGGGCGGAATTAAGCTCGATACCTTATTTATTGACGAAGGATTTGGCAGTTTAGATCAGGATTCATTGGAGCTGGCGATTCGAACCTTAGTTGATTTGCAATCTGCTGGACGGATGATTGGCGTCATTTCCCATGTAACGGAAATGAAGGAACAGATCGGATCTCGTATCGATATTCTTAAAAATTCCCATGGCAGCGAAATCCGGCTTATTTTGCCTTAG
- a CDS encoding exonuclease SbcCD subunit D: MKFIHTSDWHIGRQLHNQSLLEDQAFVLEQIVSLAKEHMVDAVIVAGDIYDRSIPPTAAVALLDKVVSQLVTELGIQVVMIAGNHDGHERLGFAAKQMASSGLHIVGPVEEVAPIRLTGFSGDAYFYPLPYAEPAVVREVYQCEAATHQEALGVLLEQVKTHDSEGLPKVVVSHCYLDGGSESESERPLSIGGADKISPLLFTEFNYVALGHLHGPQYKGEQHVRYSGSILKYSFSEQHQHKSVTLVELAAGLPAEIQLLPLSSLRDVRIIEGDLANLLTLGQTDAKREDYLMVRLLDKHAILDAMGKLRSVYPNVLHLERTGLMAQSSQVALSREHIKKGELDMFSDFFSQVSGDPMTAAQRQVLDDILTMLHKEERQA, translated from the coding sequence ATGAAATTTATCCATACCTCCGATTGGCATATTGGCCGCCAGTTACACAATCAATCCTTGCTCGAAGACCAAGCCTTTGTCTTAGAACAAATTGTGTCACTCGCCAAGGAGCACATGGTGGATGCCGTGATTGTCGCTGGGGACATCTATGACAGGTCTATTCCACCTACCGCCGCGGTAGCGCTGTTAGACAAGGTTGTAAGCCAATTAGTCACAGAGCTTGGGATACAGGTTGTGATGATCGCTGGGAATCACGATGGCCATGAGCGCCTAGGCTTTGCCGCAAAGCAAATGGCGTCAAGCGGTTTACATATCGTGGGGCCTGTTGAAGAGGTGGCTCCCATCCGCTTAACGGGTTTTTCGGGCGATGCGTACTTTTATCCTTTACCCTACGCCGAGCCTGCGGTTGTTCGCGAGGTATATCAATGTGAAGCTGCGACCCATCAAGAAGCGCTAGGCGTATTGCTTGAGCAAGTGAAAACTCACGACAGTGAGGGACTGCCAAAGGTGGTGGTCAGTCACTGCTATTTAGATGGTGGCAGCGAATCGGAATCGGAGCGGCCCTTAAGCATCGGCGGCGCCGATAAAATTTCTCCCTTGCTTTTTACCGAGTTCAATTATGTTGCCCTCGGCCACTTGCATGGCCCTCAATATAAAGGCGAGCAGCATGTTCGCTACTCGGGCTCAATTTTGAAATATTCCTTTAGTGAGCAACATCAGCATAAGTCCGTGACCTTAGTCGAATTAGCGGCAGGGTTGCCAGCCGAGATCCAATTGCTACCCCTAAGCTCACTTCGCGATGTTCGCATTATTGAGGGCGATCTTGCCAATTTACTCACCCTTGGCCAGACCGATGCTAAGCGGGAGGATTACCTGATGGTAAGGCTTCTGGATAAACACGCCATTTTGGATGCCATGGGGAAACTGCGCAGCGTTTACCCCAATGTGCTGCATTTAGAGCGCACGGGGTTAATGGCGCAATCATCCCAAGTCGCCCTCAGTCGCGAACATATTAAGAAGGGGGAGCTGGATATGTTCAGCGATTTTTTCAGCCAAGTCTCCGGTGATCCAATGACCGCTGCGCAGCGGCAGGTGCTCGATGATATTTTAACAATGCTGCACAAGGAGGAGCGCCAAGCATGA
- a CDS encoding TSUP family transporter, protein MEFELTLQIAALLFMVAVLAGFIDSIAGGGGLLTIPALMWAGLPPAMALGTNKLQACGGSFFASLYFVRKKMVDLNAVKLALLCAFIGSALGTIFVQMVDTKVLELVLPFLILAIGCYFLFSKKISEDDKHQVLTPTAFAFTAALGVGMYDGFFGPGTGSFFALAFVSLAGFGLAKATAHAKLLNFSTNIASLIFFTLGGKVVWVLGLVMLAGQAIGATIGSRLVVTKGTKIIKPLVVTMSLAMSIKLLITQYQLF, encoded by the coding sequence ATGGAATTTGAGCTAACTCTACAAATCGCCGCGCTTCTGTTCATGGTCGCTGTGTTGGCGGGCTTTATCGATTCAATTGCTGGCGGTGGTGGTTTGTTAACGATACCGGCACTGATGTGGGCGGGTCTTCCTCCTGCCATGGCGCTTGGTACCAATAAACTCCAAGCCTGCGGTGGTAGCTTCTTCGCCAGTTTGTATTTTGTGCGTAAAAAAATGGTCGATTTAAACGCCGTTAAGTTAGCGCTGCTCTGTGCCTTTATTGGGTCGGCGCTGGGGACGATTTTCGTGCAGATGGTCGATACGAAAGTGCTCGAGTTAGTATTGCCATTCTTAATTTTGGCAATTGGTTGTTATTTCTTGTTTTCAAAGAAAATCTCTGAAGATGATAAACATCAGGTATTAACGCCAACGGCCTTTGCCTTTACTGCGGCCTTGGGTGTTGGCATGTACGATGGCTTTTTCGGTCCAGGAACCGGAAGCTTTTTTGCGTTAGCATTCGTGAGTCTTGCAGGTTTTGGTCTTGCTAAAGCAACGGCCCATGCCAAGTTGTTAAACTTCTCGACTAATATCGCTTCGCTAATTTTCTTTACCCTCGGTGGAAAAGTGGTGTGGGTTTTAGGATTGGTGATGCTTGCGGGCCAAGCCATTGGTGCCACAATCGGTTCGCGCTTGGTCGTGACCAAGGGCACCAAAATTATCAAACCTCTGGTGGTGACTATGTCACTTGCCATGAGTATTAAGCTGCTCATTACTCAATATCAATTATTTTAA
- a CDS encoding ribonuclease E inhibitor RraB, whose protein sequence is MQFPDDDNGKMLAAMAEAGIDLTQPLDVDYFLVFDDQRDAESALEELANSDLEGEVELNLNDELGKWEIIVCINMVPDYDDLVEQETVLNDFAAEFGGMTDGWGVMQHQEGDDEFMDDDHEHDEHCGCDH, encoded by the coding sequence ATGCAATTTCCAGATGATGACAATGGTAAAATGCTGGCCGCAATGGCTGAAGCGGGTATCGATTTAACACAGCCTTTAGATGTTGATTACTTTTTGGTTTTTGATGATCAACGTGATGCTGAATCTGCACTCGAAGAGTTAGCCAATTCCGATCTCGAAGGGGAAGTCGAACTCAATCTAAACGATGAACTCGGTAAGTGGGAAATCATTGTTTGCATCAACATGGTGCCAGATTATGACGATCTTGTTGAGCAAGAGACTGTGCTTAACGACTTCGCGGCAGAGTTTGGTGGCATGACCGACGGTTGGGGCGTAATGCAACACCAAGAAGGCGACGATGAATTCATGGACGATGACCATGAACATGATGAGCATTGTGGCTGCGATCACTAA
- a CDS encoding RNA-binding S4 domain-containing protein, with protein sequence MAQINQLALHPGEDFIELYKVLKVQGMSNAGGEAKHFIDEGLVSVNGEVETRKRKKVVAGDIVSFNGESVQIIAAE encoded by the coding sequence GTGGCGCAAATTAATCAGTTAGCTTTGCATCCAGGTGAAGATTTTATCGAATTGTACAAAGTGCTAAAAGTACAGGGCATGTCTAACGCTGGCGGCGAAGCCAAGCATTTTATTGACGAAGGTTTAGTGTCAGTGAATGGCGAAGTTGAAACTCGCAAACGCAAAAAAGTGGTAGCGGGCGATATCGTCAGCTTTAACGGTGAATCGGTTCAAATCATTGCGGCTGAATAA
- a CDS encoding GNAT family N-acetyltransferase, with the protein MVELYSDRLKLRSLKEEDWPYFLALNLDPEINQFVRIPESEEVIRKKFIERSASWLYSSGDWLTLAIETIDSGEFVGLTGLHCQHFEEQRAEVGYLLLKEHHGKGYASESLQAVVDWACLRFEVHKFVGHCAKDNIASARVLEKCGFQLEGVHREQFKIGDVWLDELSFGLLAHERQR; encoded by the coding sequence ATGGTCGAACTCTATAGCGACAGATTAAAACTCAGAAGCCTTAAAGAGGAGGATTGGCCGTATTTCTTAGCCTTAAATCTCGATCCTGAAATCAATCAATTCGTCCGCATTCCTGAATCTGAAGAAGTTATTCGCAAAAAATTTATCGAGCGTTCTGCAAGCTGGTTATATAGCTCGGGTGATTGGCTAACGCTGGCGATAGAAACCATAGATTCGGGTGAGTTTGTTGGATTGACCGGACTTCATTGCCAGCACTTTGAAGAGCAGCGCGCCGAGGTTGGCTACCTACTGTTAAAAGAACATCATGGTAAAGGCTACGCCAGCGAAAGCCTGCAAGCGGTGGTCGACTGGGCCTGTTTACGTTTTGAAGTGCATAAGTTTGTCGGCCACTGCGCAAAAGACAATATTGCTTCCGCCCGCGTGCTCGAAAAATGCGGCTTTCAACTTGAGGGCGTGCACCGCGAGCAGTTTAAAATCGGTGATGTGTGGTTGGATGAACTGAGCTTTGGTCTGCTGGCTCACGAAAGGCAACGATAA
- a CDS encoding peptidylprolyl isomerase, which yields MVQATARHLLVASEAQCQELKQQILDGADFAQLARAHSSCPSGAQGGELGSFGPGMMVREFDEVVFSAPLNVVQGPVKTQFGYHLLEVTSRS from the coding sequence ATGGTTCAAGCAACAGCAAGACATTTGTTAGTCGCTAGCGAAGCACAATGCCAAGAACTAAAACAACAGATTTTAGACGGTGCGGATTTTGCGCAGCTGGCGCGTGCCCATTCTTCTTGTCCATCGGGCGCGCAAGGCGGTGAGTTAGGTTCGTTTGGTCCTGGAATGATGGTGCGTGAATTTGATGAAGTGGTATTTAGTGCGCCATTAAATGTGGTGCAAGGCCCTGTTAAAACCCAATTTGGCTACCATTTATTAGAAGTCACCAGCCGCAGTTAA
- a CDS encoding DUF885 domain-containing protein: protein MRISLIAGAMALAFTLQGCSKPQIAQSESSAAPSAAQVTAQTAEAKYSTLVDAYFKDLLKLEPLYATFVGVNDYNADFGGDLTEAYLKARHDLNSQYLAQVKAIDIEQLPSDLQLSYSLFVYDRNMALVDETYPSRFIPMSQFYSTVITMVQLGSGESAQPFKTVQDYRNWLQRLDGFINWTKLAQNRMNEGIESNVVLPHVLVERIIPQLDATLVADPTESIFYNPIKQFPESFTEQEKSELTASYEAMISERLMPALTSLRDYYKNTYLSKSRGTDGWSALPNGKAWYQHLANMHTTTTMPVEEIHQMGLNEVARILSEMDKVREQVGFKGDLKAFFASLSSEPQYFYNDRQGLIDGYMVLKDKINQVLPQYFNVMPKADYVVKPVESFREQSAAGASYESPAVDGSRPGVFYINTYNLKAQPKWGMTTLSLHEAAPGHHFQIAIKQELTGVPEFQRFSGYTAFEEGWALYAEYLGIEMGLFTDPYQYFGKLSDEMLRAMRLVVDTGLHAKGWSREQAIQYMKDNSPMAETDIIAEVERYMAIPGQALSYKVGQLKILSLRDRAEKALGDKFDVKAFHDQILTSGSLPMAVMEQKIDRWIAANQA from the coding sequence ATGAGAATCAGTTTAATAGCGGGTGCGATGGCCTTAGCATTTACGCTTCAGGGATGTTCAAAACCTCAGATTGCACAGTCTGAATCTTCAGCAGCACCGAGTGCTGCTCAGGTGACAGCTCAAACGGCCGAGGCTAAATATTCAACCTTAGTCGACGCTTACTTTAAGGACTTATTAAAACTTGAGCCCCTATATGCCACGTTTGTTGGGGTTAACGATTACAACGCTGATTTTGGTGGGGACTTAACTGAAGCCTATTTAAAAGCCCGTCATGATTTGAATAGCCAATATTTAGCTCAAGTTAAGGCTATCGATATTGAGCAATTGCCGAGTGATTTACAGTTGAGTTATTCGCTGTTCGTCTATGATCGCAACATGGCGCTGGTCGACGAAACTTATCCTTCGCGTTTTATCCCTATGAGCCAGTTCTACAGCACCGTTATTACTATGGTGCAACTGGGCAGTGGCGAGAGTGCGCAACCCTTTAAAACAGTTCAGGATTACCGCAATTGGTTACAGCGTTTGGATGGTTTTATTAACTGGACTAAACTGGCTCAGAACCGCATGAACGAGGGGATTGAAAGTAACGTTGTGTTACCCCATGTATTAGTTGAGCGTATTATTCCGCAATTAGACGCCACTTTAGTGGCAGATCCAACTGAGAGCATTTTTTATAATCCAATCAAACAATTCCCAGAGAGTTTTACCGAGCAGGAAAAATCGGAATTAACGGCAAGTTATGAAGCGATGATCAGTGAGCGTTTAATGCCAGCGTTAACTTCGCTTCGTGATTATTATAAAAACACATATCTATCAAAATCCCGTGGCACCGATGGCTGGTCTGCACTGCCAAATGGCAAAGCTTGGTATCAACATTTGGCCAATATGCACACCACAACCACAATGCCCGTGGAAGAAATTCATCAAATGGGGCTAAATGAAGTGGCGCGTATTCTGTCTGAAATGGATAAAGTGCGTGAGCAAGTTGGCTTTAAGGGCGATTTAAAGGCATTCTTTGCCTCTTTATCTTCTGAACCTCAGTATTTTTACAATGACCGTCAAGGCTTAATCGATGGTTATATGGTGTTAAAGGATAAAATTAATCAGGTACTTCCCCAGTACTTTAACGTGATGCCAAAGGCTGACTACGTGGTTAAACCGGTAGAAAGTTTCAGGGAGCAATCTGCAGCGGGGGCATCCTATGAATCTCCGGCCGTTGATGGTAGCCGTCCAGGGGTGTTTTATATCAATACCTATAACCTTAAGGCGCAGCCTAAGTGGGGGATGACCACATTATCACTCCATGAAGCCGCGCCTGGTCATCACTTCCAAATTGCGATTAAACAAGAGTTAACCGGTGTTCCTGAGTTCCAACGTTTCAGTGGTTACACGGCCTTTGAAGAGGGCTGGGCACTTTATGCTGAATACTTAGGGATTGAAATGGGGTTATTTACTGACCCTTACCAATACTTTGGTAAGTTATCCGACGAAATGCTGCGGGCAATGCGTCTTGTCGTTGATACCGGTCTGCACGCTAAGGGCTGGAGCCGCGAGCAAGCCATACAATATATGAAGGACAATTCGCCGATGGCGGAAACCGACATCATCGCCGAAGTCGAGCGTTACATGGCAATTCCAGGACAAGCGCTTTCCTATAAGGTGGGGCAGCTTAAGATCCTATCGCTACGTGATCGCGCCGAAAAAGCACTCGGCGATAAGTTTGACGTTAAAGCCTTCCACGATCAAATCCTCACTTCAGGTTCACTGCCAATGGCCGTGATGGAACAGAAGATAGATCGCTGGATTGCGGCCAACCAAGCTTAA